A single region of the Streptomyces virginiae genome encodes:
- the holA gene encoding DNA polymerase III subunit delta — translation MATRKNSTDDPLAPLTLAVGQEELLLDRAVREVVAAARAADADTDVRDLASEQLQPGTLAELTSPSLFSERKVLVVRNAQDLSADSIKEVKAYLVAPYEEIILVLLHAGGVKGKGLLDAARKAGAREIACPKMTKAADRLSFVRGEFRTLGRSATPEACQNLVDAIGSDLRELASAAAQLCADVEGTIDEAVVARYYTGRAEASSFTVADRAVEGRAAEALEALRWSLSTGVAPVLITSALAQAVRAIGKLASAPRGARPGDLARDLGMPPWKIDRVRQQMRGWSADAVSDALRAVAAADAGVKGGGDDPEYALEKAVVAVARAARPQRR, via the coding sequence ATGGCCACCAGGAAGAACTCCACCGACGATCCGCTTGCCCCGCTCACCCTCGCGGTGGGGCAGGAGGAGCTGCTGCTCGACCGTGCCGTGCGCGAGGTGGTGGCGGCCGCCCGCGCCGCCGACGCCGACACGGACGTCCGCGACCTCGCCTCCGAGCAGCTCCAACCCGGCACGCTCGCCGAGCTGACCAGCCCCTCGCTCTTCTCCGAGCGCAAGGTGCTGGTCGTGCGCAACGCGCAGGACCTGTCCGCGGACTCGATCAAGGAGGTCAAGGCCTACCTCGTCGCGCCCTACGAGGAGATCATCCTGGTCCTCCTGCACGCGGGCGGGGTCAAGGGCAAGGGTCTGCTGGACGCGGCCCGCAAGGCGGGCGCGCGGGAGATCGCCTGCCCGAAGATGACGAAGGCGGCGGACCGGCTGTCGTTCGTACGCGGCGAATTCCGCACCCTCGGCCGGTCGGCGACCCCGGAGGCCTGCCAGAACCTGGTGGACGCCATCGGCAGCGACCTGCGGGAGCTGGCCAGCGCCGCCGCGCAGCTGTGCGCCGACGTCGAGGGCACCATCGACGAGGCCGTCGTCGCCCGCTACTACACGGGCCGGGCCGAGGCCTCCAGCTTCACGGTCGCCGACCGGGCGGTCGAGGGACGGGCGGCCGAGGCCCTGGAAGCCCTGCGCTGGTCCCTGTCCACCGGGGTGGCACCGGTGCTGATCACCAGCGCCCTGGCCCAGGCGGTCCGGGCGATCGGCAAGCTCGCCTCCGCCCCCCGCGGTGCCCGGCCCGGCGACCTCGCCCGGGACCTGGGAATGCCCCCCTGGAAGATCGACCGGGTCCGCCAGCAGATGCGCGGCTGGTCGGCGGACGCGGTCTCGGACGCCCTGCGCGCCGTGGCCGCCGCCGACGCCGGCGTCAAGGGCGGCGGTGACGATCCCGAGTACGCCCTGGAGAAGGCCGTGGTGGCGGTGGCCCGCGCGGCCCGCCCCCAGCGCCGGTAG
- a CDS encoding YceI family protein — MFGRRRGMEPAGSSSPPTSATLTLPPTARLLSCRVLDTVHRPVRQAAFEVTDPIGRRIVSGETDPYGGFAVAVPEGEYRLSVTTEGYAPFHGVTIVGDPGQPGTAEIILDAVEPPLLPQPGHWELDPTHSSIGFTARHIGLARIRGRFTTFAGAVRIAERMEDSSMHVIIDAASIDTGVRLRDDHLRSGDFLDAVRHPTVEFYSERFIHRSGSAWTVAGALTLHGVSRSVTLDTQYLGLGTGMEGELRAACRATTELHREDFTLNWQSMLAQGIAAIGSSVDVTLDIQAVRKA; from the coding sequence ATGTTCGGTCGCAGACGGGGGATGGAGCCGGCCGGAAGTTCCAGCCCGCCCACATCCGCGACACTGACGCTGCCGCCGACGGCGCGGCTGCTCAGCTGCCGGGTTCTCGACACGGTCCACCGACCGGTGAGACAGGCCGCGTTCGAGGTGACCGACCCGATCGGCCGGCGCATCGTCAGCGGGGAGACCGACCCGTACGGCGGCTTCGCCGTGGCCGTACCGGAGGGGGAGTACCGACTTTCCGTGACCACGGAGGGGTACGCGCCGTTCCACGGGGTCACGATCGTGGGGGACCCGGGGCAGCCCGGCACCGCGGAGATCATCCTCGACGCGGTGGAGCCGCCGCTGCTGCCGCAGCCCGGCCACTGGGAGCTCGACCCGACGCACTCGTCCATCGGTTTCACGGCCCGCCACATCGGCCTGGCTCGGATCCGAGGCCGGTTCACCACGTTCGCCGGGGCGGTACGGATAGCCGAGCGCATGGAGGACTCCTCCATGCACGTGATCATCGACGCCGCGAGCATCGACACCGGGGTGCGGCTGCGCGACGACCACCTGAGGTCGGGGGACTTCCTGGACGCGGTCCGCCACCCCACGGTGGAGTTCTACAGCGAGCGGTTCATCCACCGCAGCGGCAGCGCCTGGACGGTCGCCGGGGCGCTGACCCTCCACGGGGTGAGCCGGTCCGTGACCCTGGACACCCAGTACCTGGGCCTGGGCACGGGCATGGAGGGAGAGCTCCGGGCGGCCTGCCGAGCCACCACCGAACTGCACCGCGAGGACTTCACCCTCAACTGGCAGTCGATGCTGGCGCAGGGGATCGCGGCCATCGGTTCCAGCGTGGACGTGACCCTGGACATCCAGGCCGTGCGCAAGGCCTGA
- a CDS encoding ComEA family DNA-binding protein, whose protein sequence is MRERLPLWLQDSCAVRPRAVAAVGVVLICAVGFAGQQYWSARPRALTVPAVVAPGALPAAATAPAAAPAQGAGAGAGGVGGTAARIVVDVTGKVRDPGVRRLPAGSRVEDALAAAGGVRPGADTTGLNRARVLVDGEQVVVGAPAQPPPAGMAGGMGPASGAGFGLGPGSGPLSLGSATVAQLDGLPGVGPVLAQHIVDFRTARGGFRSVEDLRQVDGIGERRFADLRPLVRP, encoded by the coding sequence GTGCGGGAGCGGCTGCCGCTGTGGCTGCAGGACAGCTGCGCGGTGCGGCCGCGGGCGGTGGCCGCCGTCGGGGTGGTGCTGATCTGCGCCGTCGGCTTCGCCGGGCAGCAGTACTGGTCGGCCCGGCCACGGGCGCTGACCGTGCCCGCGGTGGTCGCCCCGGGGGCCCTCCCGGCGGCGGCCACGGCACCTGCGGCGGCTCCGGCCCAGGGAGCGGGCGCGGGGGCCGGTGGGGTCGGTGGGACGGCCGCGCGGATCGTCGTCGACGTCACGGGCAAGGTCCGGGACCCCGGGGTGCGGCGACTGCCCGCCGGTTCGCGTGTGGAGGACGCGCTGGCCGCCGCCGGGGGAGTGCGGCCGGGCGCCGACACGACCGGGCTGAACCGGGCCCGCGTGCTGGTGGACGGCGAGCAGGTGGTGGTCGGGGCCCCGGCTCAACCGCCACCGGCCGGGATGGCCGGCGGCATGGGCCCTGCCTCCGGTGCCGGCTTCGGCCTCGGGCCCGGCTCCGGCCCGCTGAGTCTGGGCTCGGCCACGGTCGCGCAGCTCGACGGCCTGCCGGGGGTCGGGCCGGTGCTCGCGCAGCACATCGTCGACTTCCGTACCGCCCGCGGCGGCTTCCGTTCCGTGGAGGATCTCCGCCAGGTCGACGGCATCGGTGAGCGGCGTTTCGCCGACCTGCGCCCGCTGGTCCGGCCGTGA
- a CDS encoding DegV family protein: protein MSRHVAIVTDSTAYLPRPAMARHGITAVPLTVVLGGEALEEGTEISARSLAQALQKRRSVTTSRPGPEEFVRAYRAAADAGATGIVSLHLSAEFSGTYDAAVVAARTAPVPVRVLDTGMVAMALGFCALAAAEVAEAGGSVDEAVAAAEKRAADMSAYFYVDTLDYLRRGGRIGAAQALLGSALAVKPLLTLDGGRIEMLEKVRTSSKAIARLEELAVERAGSAEVDVAVHHLAAPERAEKLAERLRERIPGLVELHVSEVGAVIGAHTGPGLLAAVISPR from the coding sequence ATGTCCCGCCATGTCGCCATCGTCACCGATTCCACGGCCTACCTGCCCCGACCGGCCATGGCGCGGCACGGAATCACCGCCGTCCCGCTCACCGTGGTGCTCGGTGGCGAGGCCCTGGAGGAAGGCACCGAGATCTCGGCGCGCAGCCTGGCCCAGGCCCTGCAGAAGCGCCGATCGGTCACCACCTCGCGCCCCGGCCCCGAGGAGTTCGTCCGGGCCTACCGGGCGGCGGCGGACGCCGGCGCCACCGGCATCGTCAGCCTGCACCTGTCCGCCGAGTTCTCCGGCACCTACGACGCGGCCGTGGTCGCGGCCAGGACCGCACCCGTTCCGGTCCGGGTCCTGGACACCGGCATGGTCGCGATGGCCCTCGGCTTCTGTGCGCTGGCCGCCGCCGAGGTGGCCGAGGCGGGCGGATCCGTGGACGAGGCCGTGGCGGCGGCCGAGAAGCGGGCGGCGGACATGTCCGCCTACTTCTACGTCGACACCCTCGACTACCTCCGCCGCGGCGGCCGGATCGGGGCCGCGCAGGCCCTGCTCGGCTCGGCCCTCGCGGTGAAGCCCCTGCTGACGCTGGACGGCGGCCGGATCGAGATGCTGGAGAAGGTCCGTACGTCGTCCAAGGCGATCGCCCGCCTGGAAGAGCTGGCCGTCGAGCGCGCCGGGTCCGCCGAGGTCGATGTGGCGGTGCACCACCTCGCGGCTCCGGAGCGGGCGGAGAAGCTCGCCGAGCGGCTGCGCGAACGCATCCCCGGGCTGGTCGAGCTGCACGTCAGCGAGGTCGGTGCGGTGATCGGGGCGCACACCGGGCCGGGGCTGCTGGCGGCGGTCATCTCCCCTCGCTGA
- the leuS gene encoding leucine--tRNA ligase produces the protein MSETNTPAPEAAEAHRYTAAMAADIEARWQDVWDAQGTYEAPNPTGDLAGDPAVVARPKKFIMDMFPYPSGAGLHVGHPLGYIATDVFARHQRMTGHNVLHTLGFDAFGLPAEQYAVQTGTHPRVSTEANIENMKVQLRRLGLGHDKRRSFATIDPDYYKWTQWIFLQIYNSWYDADAKKARPITELVAAFEDGTREVPGGRAWAGLTAAERADVLNEYRLAYSSDAPVNWCPGLGTVLANEEVTADGRSERGNFPVFKSRLSQWNMRITAYADRLIDDLDALDWPEAIKLQQRNWIGRSEGARVDFALGDEAITVFTTRPDTLFGATYMVLAPEHPLVEKFIPAAWPEGTHAIWTGGHATPAEAVSAYRKQAASKSDVERQAEAKDKTGVFTGEYAINPVSGDKVPVFIADYVLMGYGTGAIMAVPAHDGRDFEFARAFELPMRCVVEPSDGRGTDPAEWDDAFVSYDAKLVNSTGEGIALDGLGVALAKAAITDWLTERGIGEGTVNFRLRDWLFSRQRYWGEPFPIVYDEDGVAHPLPESMLPLELPEVEDYSPRTFEPDDAESQPETPLSRNGAWVNVELDLGDGRGVRSFRRETNTMPNWAGSCWYELRYLDPNNSSALVDPEIEQYWMGPREGAPHGGVDLYVGGAEHAVLHLLYARFWSKVLFDLGHVSSAEPFHKLFNQGMIQAYAYTDARGVYVPAAEVEERDGGYFYQDQPVKREHGKMGKSLKNAVTPDEICEEYGADTLRLYEMAMGPLDVSRPWDTRAVVGQYRLLQRLWRNIVDEETGAVTVVDGEPDEATLRALHKAIDGAGSDLTGLRFNTAIAKITELNNALTKAGRPLERSVAEALVLLVAPLAPHIAEELWHRLGHSESVVHQDFPVADPAYVVDESVTCVVQVKGKVKARLEVSPTISEAELEQLAVTDEGVVAALGGAEIRKVIVRAPKLVNIVI, from the coding sequence ATGAGCGAGACGAACACCCCGGCCCCCGAGGCGGCCGAGGCGCACCGCTACACGGCTGCCATGGCCGCCGACATCGAGGCACGCTGGCAGGACGTCTGGGACGCGCAGGGCACGTACGAGGCCCCGAACCCGACCGGTGACCTGGCCGGGGACCCCGCGGTGGTCGCACGGCCCAAGAAGTTCATCATGGACATGTTCCCGTACCCGTCCGGTGCGGGCCTGCACGTCGGACACCCGCTCGGGTACATCGCCACCGACGTCTTCGCCCGCCACCAGCGGATGACCGGCCACAACGTCCTGCACACCCTGGGCTTCGACGCCTTCGGCCTGCCGGCCGAGCAGTACGCTGTGCAGACCGGCACGCACCCGCGGGTCTCGACCGAGGCCAACATCGAGAACATGAAGGTCCAGCTGCGCCGGCTGGGCCTGGGCCACGACAAGCGCCGGTCGTTCGCCACGATCGACCCGGACTACTACAAGTGGACCCAGTGGATCTTCCTGCAGATCTACAACTCCTGGTACGACGCCGACGCCAAGAAGGCCCGCCCGATCACCGAGCTGGTCGCCGCCTTCGAGGACGGCACCCGTGAGGTCCCCGGCGGCCGCGCCTGGGCCGGCCTGACCGCGGCCGAGCGGGCCGACGTACTGAACGAGTACCGCCTGGCGTACTCCTCGGACGCGCCGGTGAACTGGTGCCCCGGGCTGGGCACCGTACTGGCCAACGAGGAGGTCACCGCCGACGGCCGTTCCGAGCGCGGCAACTTCCCCGTCTTCAAGTCCCGGCTGAGCCAGTGGAACATGCGGATCACCGCCTACGCCGACCGGCTGATCGACGACCTGGACGCGCTGGACTGGCCCGAGGCCATCAAGCTGCAGCAGCGGAACTGGATCGGCCGCAGCGAGGGCGCGCGCGTCGACTTCGCGCTGGGCGACGAGGCCATCACCGTCTTCACCACCCGTCCGGACACCCTGTTCGGCGCCACCTACATGGTGCTGGCGCCCGAGCACCCGCTGGTCGAGAAGTTCATCCCGGCCGCCTGGCCCGAGGGCACCCACGCCATCTGGACCGGTGGGCACGCCACGCCGGCCGAGGCCGTCAGCGCCTACCGCAAGCAGGCCGCCTCGAAGTCGGACGTCGAGCGGCAGGCCGAGGCCAAGGACAAGACCGGTGTCTTCACCGGCGAGTACGCGATCAACCCGGTCAGCGGCGACAAGGTCCCGGTCTTCATCGCCGACTACGTGCTGATGGGCTACGGCACCGGCGCGATCATGGCCGTCCCGGCTCACGACGGCCGCGACTTCGAGTTCGCGCGCGCCTTCGAGCTGCCGATGCGCTGCGTCGTCGAGCCGTCGGACGGTCGCGGCACCGACCCGGCCGAGTGGGACGACGCCTTCGTCTCCTACGACGCGAAGCTGGTCAACTCCACGGGCGAGGGCATCGCCCTGGACGGCCTGGGCGTCGCCCTGGCGAAGGCCGCGATCACCGACTGGCTGACCGAGCGCGGCATCGGCGAGGGCACCGTCAACTTCCGCCTGCGTGACTGGCTGTTCAGCCGTCAGCGGTACTGGGGCGAGCCCTTCCCGATCGTCTACGACGAGGACGGCGTCGCGCACCCGCTGCCCGAGTCGATGCTGCCGCTGGAGCTGCCGGAGGTCGAGGACTACTCGCCGCGCACCTTCGAGCCGGACGACGCCGAGTCGCAGCCCGAGACCCCGCTGTCGCGCAACGGCGCGTGGGTGAACGTGGAGCTGGACCTGGGCGACGGCCGCGGTGTGCGCTCCTTCCGCCGCGAGACCAACACCATGCCCAACTGGGCCGGTTCCTGCTGGTACGAGCTGCGCTACCTGGACCCGAACAACTCCTCGGCCCTGGTGGACCCGGAGATCGAGCAGTACTGGATGGGCCCGCGCGAGGGCGCCCCGCACGGCGGTGTCGACCTGTACGTGGGCGGCGCCGAGCACGCGGTGCTGCACCTGCTGTACGCCCGCTTCTGGTCGAAGGTGCTGTTCGACCTGGGCCACGTCTCCTCGGCGGAGCCGTTCCACAAGCTGTTCAACCAGGGCATGATCCAGGCGTACGCCTACACCGACGCGCGCGGCGTGTACGTGCCCGCGGCCGAGGTCGAGGAGCGCGACGGCGGGTACTTCTACCAGGACCAGCCGGTCAAGCGTGAGCACGGCAAGATGGGCAAGTCCCTGAAGAACGCCGTCACGCCGGACGAGATCTGCGAGGAGTACGGCGCGGACACGCTGCGTCTGTACGAGATGGCGATGGGCCCGCTGGACGTCTCCCGTCCGTGGGACACCCGAGCCGTGGTGGGCCAGTACCGGCTGCTGCAGCGCCTGTGGCGCAACATCGTGGACGAGGAGACGGGCGCCGTCACCGTCGTGGACGGCGAGCCGGACGAGGCGACCCTGCGCGCGCTGCACAAGGCGATCGACGGGGCCGGCTCGGACCTGACGGGGCTGCGCTTCAACACCGCCATCGCGAAGATCACCGAGCTGAACAACGCGCTGACGAAGGCCGGCCGCCCGCTGGAGCGCTCGGTCGCCGAGGCCCTGGTGCTGCTGGTCGCCCCGCTGGCCCCGCACATCGCGGAGGAGCTGTGGCACCGCCTGGGCCACAGCGAGTCGGTCGTCCACCAGGACTTCCCGGTCGCGGACCCGGCGTACGTCGTGGACGAGAGCGTGACCTGCGTGGTGCAGGTCAAGGGCAAGGTCAAGGCGCGGCTGGAGGTGTCGCCGACGATCTCCGAGGCGGAGCTGGAGCAGCTGGCCGTGACCGACGAGGGTGTCGTGGCGGCGCTGGGCGGCGCGGAGATCCGCAAGGTGATCGTGCGTGCGCCGAAGCTGGTGAACATCGTCATCTGA
- a CDS encoding histidine phosphatase family protein codes for MSATTSGKSGRKIVLWRHGQTSWNLERRFQGSTDIELTEAGVAQARRSARLLASLKPDAIVASDLRRASATAAELAALTGLTVSHDAALRETYAGEWQGLTHDEILEKYGEQYAAWKRGEPVRRGGGELETEVADRAAPVVLEHADRLPRPGTLVVVSHGGTIRTTIGRLLGLNSHDWEGLGGLSNCCWSVLGEGARGWRLLEHNAGTLPEPVLGDDD; via the coding sequence CTGAGCGCGACCACCTCGGGCAAGTCCGGTAGGAAGATCGTCCTCTGGCGCCACGGCCAGACCTCGTGGAACCTGGAGCGACGCTTCCAGGGATCCACTGACATCGAGCTGACCGAAGCGGGCGTGGCGCAGGCGCGCCGCTCCGCGCGGTTGCTCGCCTCGCTGAAGCCGGACGCCATCGTGGCCTCCGACCTGCGGCGCGCTTCCGCCACGGCCGCCGAGCTGGCGGCCCTCACGGGGCTGACGGTGTCGCACGACGCGGCGCTGCGCGAGACGTACGCCGGCGAGTGGCAGGGCCTCACGCACGACGAGATCCTGGAGAAGTACGGCGAGCAGTACGCGGCGTGGAAGCGCGGCGAACCGGTCCGTCGCGGTGGCGGTGAGCTGGAGACCGAGGTCGCCGACCGCGCGGCGCCGGTGGTGCTGGAACACGCCGACCGGCTGCCGCGGCCCGGCACCCTCGTCGTGGTCAGCCACGGCGGCACCATCCGTACGACGATCGGGCGCCTGCTGGGCCTGAACTCGCACGACTGGGAGGGTCTCGGCGGGCTCTCCAACTGCTGCTGGTCCGTCCTCGGCGAGGGCGCGCGCGGCTGGCGCCTGCTGGAGCACAACGCCGGCACGCTGCCGGAACCGGTGCTCGGCGACGACGACTGA
- the rsfS gene encoding ribosome silencing factor has product MTATDRSIELITAAAQAAADRLAHDIIAYDVSDVLSITDAFLLASAPNDRQVKSIVDEIEERLLKELGAKPVRREGDRDARWILLDYVDIVVHVQHSEERVFYALERLWKDCPEIELPEDAKLTIGKAEEHAKLREAAGDDELDGDLF; this is encoded by the coding sequence GTGACCGCCACGGACCGCTCCATCGAGCTCATCACCGCCGCCGCCCAGGCCGCGGCCGACCGGCTCGCGCACGACATCATCGCGTACGACGTCAGCGACGTGCTGTCGATCACCGACGCCTTCCTGCTCGCCTCGGCGCCCAACGACCGCCAGGTCAAGTCGATCGTCGACGAGATCGAGGAGCGCCTGCTCAAGGAGCTCGGCGCCAAGCCGGTGCGCCGCGAGGGCGACCGCGACGCCCGCTGGATCCTGCTCGACTACGTCGACATCGTCGTCCACGTCCAGCACAGCGAGGAGCGTGTCTTCTACGCGCTGGAGCGCCTGTGGAAGGACTGCCCCGAGATCGAGCTTCCCGAGGACGCCAAGCTCACCATCGGCAAGGCCGAGGAGCACGCCAAGCTGCGTGAGGCGGCGGGCGACGACGAACTGGACGGTGATCTGTTCTGA
- a CDS encoding LCP family protein — MNDRQDPYDPYAAQEQQLVGYDAYGRPVYGQAPAQPAQPAPQQYGQQYEQQQYGYDYQGYGQQPQQQQQYYPQQPAAQEYAQQEYTQAQGYGYDTQQTQQWIPQQTAPEPTEAPAAAERPAAQVPEPRRPDGEGGGARGEAHDDEPAADRDYRTEMFAFIDQPDEDSEDVIDWLKFTESRTERREEARRRGRNRVVALIVVLALFLVGGLGYLWYAGKLPFLDGPGDKKSGATADAGAQKRDMIVVHLHNTKKGGTSSALLVDNVTTKQGATVLLPNTLAITGQDGTATGLGKSVEDGGLGTREALDSVLGTHIGGTWRLDTPFLENLVELVGGIEVDTDTAVPADDAAKTPAVAQGQKQSLSGPMAVAYATFRGQGEPEAKQLERLGKVLQAVLRKVPSDPKTAAVTVESIGQILDPALNAQTLGALLSRLGAHAKVGAYRTDVLGVKADGALTDDANKTVVKEVLGGSGAAAQPGAAPRVGLKDATGDEKTQIAAKAALVNSGYTFVDGGKADKTAAGSQITYQDDAQRDRAIEVAKTLGLPETAVKKGENTVNADIVVTLGKDYKAS; from the coding sequence GTGAACGACCGACAGGATCCGTACGACCCGTACGCCGCCCAGGAGCAGCAGCTCGTCGGCTACGACGCGTACGGGCGGCCGGTGTACGGCCAGGCGCCCGCGCAGCCCGCCCAGCCCGCCCCGCAGCAGTACGGGCAGCAGTACGAGCAGCAGCAGTACGGCTACGACTACCAGGGCTACGGCCAGCAGCCGCAACAGCAGCAGCAGTACTACCCGCAGCAGCCGGCCGCCCAGGAGTACGCGCAGCAGGAGTACACCCAGGCGCAGGGCTACGGGTACGACACGCAGCAGACCCAGCAGTGGATCCCGCAGCAGACCGCCCCGGAGCCCACGGAGGCCCCGGCCGCCGCCGAGCGCCCGGCCGCCCAGGTCCCCGAGCCGCGCCGACCGGACGGCGAGGGCGGCGGCGCCCGTGGCGAGGCGCACGACGACGAGCCCGCGGCGGACCGGGACTACCGCACCGAGATGTTCGCCTTCATCGACCAGCCGGACGAGGACTCCGAGGACGTCATCGACTGGCTCAAATTCACCGAGAGCCGCACCGAACGCCGCGAGGAGGCCCGCCGCCGCGGCCGCAACCGGGTGGTGGCCCTGATCGTCGTCCTCGCCCTGTTCCTCGTCGGCGGCCTCGGCTACCTCTGGTACGCGGGCAAGCTCCCCTTCCTCGACGGCCCCGGCGACAAGAAGTCCGGCGCGACCGCCGACGCCGGCGCGCAGAAGCGGGACATGATCGTCGTCCACCTGCACAACACCAAGAAGGGCGGCACCTCCTCGGCGCTGCTCGTCGACAACGTCACCACCAAGCAGGGCGCCACCGTCCTGCTGCCGAACACCCTGGCCATCACCGGCCAGGACGGCACGGCGACGGGACTCGGCAAGTCGGTCGAGGACGGTGGTCTCGGCACCCGCGAGGCCCTCGACTCCGTGCTCGGCACCCACATCGGCGGCACCTGGCGCCTGGACACCCCCTTCCTGGAGAACCTGGTCGAGCTGGTCGGCGGCATCGAGGTCGACACCGACACCGCGGTCCCGGCCGACGACGCGGCCAAGACCCCGGCCGTGGCCCAGGGCCAGAAGCAGAGCCTGAGCGGCCCGATGGCCGTCGCGTACGCCACGTTCCGCGGGCAGGGCGAACCGGAGGCCAAGCAGTTGGAGCGCCTGGGCAAGGTGCTCCAGGCGGTGCTGCGCAAGGTTCCGAGCGACCCGAAGACGGCGGCCGTGACCGTCGAGAGCATCGGCCAGATCCTCGACCCGGCCCTGAACGCGCAGACCCTCGGCGCGCTGCTGTCCCGGCTCGGCGCCCACGCCAAGGTGGGCGCGTACCGCACGGACGTCCTCGGCGTGAAGGCGGACGGCGCGCTCACGGACGACGCGAACAAGACGGTCGTCAAGGAGGTGCTCGGCGGCTCCGGCGCCGCGGCGCAGCCCGGCGCGGCCCCGCGCGTCGGCCTCAAGGACGCCACCGGCGACGAGAAGACGCAGATCGCGGCCAAGGCGGCGCTGGTGAACAGCGGCTACACCTTCGTCGACGGCGGCAAGGCCGACAAGACCGCGGCCGGCTCGCAGATCACCTACCAGGACGACGCGCAGCGGGACCGCGCGATCGAGGTCGCCAAGACGCTGGGACTGCCCGAGACGGCCGTCAAGAAGGGCGAGAACACGGTCAACGCGGACATCGTGGTGACCCTGGGCAAGGACTACAAGGCGTCCTGA
- the nadD gene encoding nicotinate-nucleotide adenylyltransferase yields the protein MGEQEMPTGPVKRRLGVMGGTFDPIHHGHLVAASEVAALFHLDEVMFVPTGEPWQKSQRAVSPAEDRYLMTVIATASNPQFSVSRIDIDRGGPTYTIDTLRDLKAQNDDADLFFITGADALAQILTWRNAEELFSLSHFIGVTRPGHVLTDDGLPEGGVSLVEVPALAISSTDCRARVAQGDPVWYLVPDGVVRYIDKRELYRGA from the coding sequence ATGGGAGAGCAGGAGATGCCTACCGGTCCGGTCAAGCGCCGGCTCGGCGTGATGGGCGGGACATTCGACCCGATCCATCACGGACACCTGGTGGCCGCCAGCGAGGTGGCCGCCCTTTTCCACCTCGACGAGGTGATGTTCGTGCCGACCGGCGAGCCGTGGCAGAAGTCGCAGCGGGCCGTGTCGCCGGCCGAGGACCGTTATCTGATGACGGTCATCGCCACCGCATCGAACCCGCAGTTCTCGGTGAGCCGCATCGACATCGACCGCGGCGGGCCGACCTACACCATCGACACCCTGCGGGACCTGAAGGCGCAGAACGACGACGCCGATCTGTTCTTCATCACCGGTGCCGACGCGCTCGCACAGATCCTGACCTGGCGAAACGCCGAAGAACTCTTCTCGCTCTCCCACTTCATCGGAGTCACCCGGCCGGGCCACGTGCTCACCGACGACGGGCTCCCGGAGGGCGGTGTCTCCCTGGTGGAGGTGCCCGCGCTCGCGATCTCGTCCACCGACTGCCGTGCGAGGGTGGCCCAGGGGGATCCTGTCTGGTATTTGGTGCCGGACGGCGTCGTGCGCTACATCGACAAGCGTGAGCTGTACCGGGGAGCCTGA
- a CDS encoding M48 family metallopeptidase, with the protein MTETGFEKAPARDRRRFPGISSRAYEHPADRSALVALRKLSGFDTVFKALSGLLPERSLRLMFLSESVRVGETQFPHLYAMLRDACYILDLEKVPQMYVQQDPNPNAMCIGLDEPIIVVTTGLVELLDEEEMRAVVGHEVGHALSGHAVYRTILLFLTNLAMKVAWIPLGNVAIMTIVTALREWFRKSELSADRAGLLVGQDVQASMRGLMKIAGGNHLHEMNVDAFLAQADEYESSGDLRDSVLKILNLLPRTHPFTTVRAAELKKWAESRDHQRIMDGHYPRRDEDKDTSVTDSFRQSAAHYADSVRTSKDPLFKLVGDIAGGAADMGGKLRDKFTGAAGAGAGAASQDKGAATEQG; encoded by the coding sequence ATGACGGAAACAGGGTTCGAGAAGGCACCGGCACGGGACCGCAGGCGGTTTCCCGGCATCTCGTCACGGGCGTACGAGCATCCGGCGGACCGCTCGGCGCTGGTGGCGCTGCGCAAGCTGAGCGGCTTCGACACGGTGTTCAAGGCCCTGAGCGGACTGCTGCCGGAGCGGAGCCTGCGGCTGATGTTCCTGTCGGAGTCGGTACGGGTGGGCGAGACGCAGTTCCCGCACCTGTACGCGATGCTGCGGGACGCCTGTTACATCCTGGACCTGGAGAAGGTCCCCCAGATGTATGTGCAGCAGGACCCGAACCCCAACGCCATGTGCATCGGGCTGGACGAGCCGATCATCGTGGTGACCACGGGCCTCGTCGAACTGCTCGACGAGGAGGAGATGCGGGCGGTGGTGGGCCACGAGGTGGGCCACGCGCTGTCGGGGCACGCGGTCTACCGCACGATCCTGCTGTTCCTGACGAACCTGGCGATGAAGGTCGCGTGGATCCCGCTGGGCAATGTGGCGATCATGACGATCGTGACGGCGCTGCGGGAGTGGTTCCGCAAGTCGGAGCTCTCGGCCGACCGCGCCGGACTGCTGGTGGGACAGGACGTGCAGGCCTCGATGCGAGGGCTGATGAAGATCGCGGGCGGCAACCACCTCCACGAGATGAACGTGGACGCCTTCCTCGCCCAGGCCGACGAGTACGAGTCGAGCGGCGACCTGCGCGACTCCGTGCTGAAGATCCTGAACCTGCTGCCCCGGACGCACCCCTTCACCACGGTGCGGGCCGCCGAGCTGAAGAAGTGGGCGGAGAGCCGGGACCACCAGCGGATCATGGACGGGCACTACCCGCGCCGGGACGAGGACAAGGACACCTCGGTGACCGACTCCTTCCGCCAGTCGGCCGCGCACTACGCCGACTCGGTGCGCACCAGCAAGGACCCGCTGTTCAAGCTGGTCGGCGACATCGCGGGCGGCGCGGCCGACATGGGCGGCAAGCTCCGCGACAAGTTCACGGGAGCCGCCGGAGCGGGAGCCGGCGCCGCGTCGCAGGACAAGGGCGCGGCTACGGAGCAGGGCTGA